The genomic region GCATGACACTCTCTCTCCAGCTACTGGGTTGGAAAGTGAGAGAACTGAATTCTGGCTCTCCTACCTTCACACTCTTCAGAACTGGAAAAGAAGTTtttctgccaggcacggtggctcatacctgtaatcccagcactttgggaggccaatgtgggtgaatcacttgaggtcacaagttcaagaccagcctggccaacatggtgaaaccccatctctactaaaaatagaaaaatcagctgggcatggtggcgcatacctgtagtcccagctactcggaggctgaggcaggagaattgcttgaacctgagaggcagaggctgcactgagctgagatcacgccactgcactccagcttgggcaaaagtgagactccgtctcaaaaaaaaaaaaaaaaaaaaattagcagggagttGTGGTGTGCATtcataatcccagcaactcggaaaaggctgaggcacaagaatcgcttgaacctgggagacagaggttacagttaggtgagatcacgccactgcattccggcctggatgacagagactgtgtctcaaaaaaaaaaaaaaaaaaaaaaaaagcttttcttaataatattactGCTGCCCAAAGACACCACTCTCTACACTAAGCAGCAGCAATGGAAGGGGTGTCCCCCAACTCTCGCTACCCAACGTGGTACACTACAGATATCCCAAAAGGATTCCACAGCATCCCAGAAATGGATCCCCAGGCCCCTCCCTGAGTTCAGTGGTTTGATCTACTTTTAGCAGATGCCTAAAAACACTGAATATACTAAATACATACTTGTCAACTTCCTGCTGTAACCAACCTAGGCGCTTAAACTGGAAGTGGTGTATGCAGTGAATCCCCAGAGCCTTCAGACCTTATACCTCAAGGCTGAGAAACCCACACATACATTCATTCTCTGCCACTGCCCCTATACTCTGCAATGAAGGGGAGGGTTTTGCCCTCCATCCCACCTTAGCCAACCTAAGCCCTTCCACTGGCTTTCTACAGGCTCATTTGGGAAGCTCCCTTGCCCAGATTATCCTGAAGTGGACCCTGGGTCCAAGTCTTCTGCCAGTCCATGACTGATGCTATGCATGTTCTGGAAGATGGGATTGCTGTTTGTCCTAAGAGCTGGGTGCTAAGCatttacctcccaggttcagtctCCTCTTCATCCCGTCCCCTCAAAAGAACTGGAAGGTTTCAGCAACTGCCACAAGAGGGCTCCCCTCTACTTCCTTCCTGGCATTCTAAATTGAGTACTAAGGGACAGATGGGAATAGGTCATCCTCTTCCCCAAGTTGTTCAGGGGTCCAAAGACCCCCCCACTGGCCCACCATTCAGCTAAAGTCCTCTCCATTATCATGAGAGGTTGTAGCTCTGAAAGATATCTATTTGctaatatagaaataaaacacctagccgggcgtggtggctcacacctgtaatcctagcactttgggaggctgaggtgggcagatcccctgaggttgggagttcaagaccagtctcacTAACAtggagaacccatctctactaaaaatacaaaattaactgagtgtggtggtgcatgccggtaatcccagctcctcaggaggctgaagcaggagaattgcttcaacccaggaggcggaggttgtggtgagccgagatcgtgccattgccctccagcctgggcaacaagagcaaaactccatctcaaaaaaaaaaaaaaaaaaaaaaaaaaagaagaagaaagaaaatacttgggAAAGATACTCTTATCAGCACCCTGTCACCAAGCAGAACTTTGGAGAAGCCTGGAAGGAGGAAAGTGTCATCTGATCTTGAGGAGTAGGTGGGTAATGTTCAAAGTCACTAGGATTGATAAGACATGTCTGGTTGGAGTGTTTGAGAGTTATATATGGGTGGAAGCACTGGTCCTTGAGGGTGATGGCCTATTAATAACAGAAGTGCTGAAAAGGAAAATTGGCAGGGGAGGCAGCAGGGAAGTAACTGAATACAAATTATATGCTTCACACTGGTACTTGGGGCTCTCAAACTTATTATATGCCTAAATCCTATCCCTTTCCCACAACAGCAGGCTGGGAAGACCTCTGTCCTCAAAgcttaagaaaatattaagattGGGGAAGGCTTGCCTGGCTCACCCAGACCTCACCCACCCTAAAGGTAGCACCATCCCTTTCTTTGCCTGGAGCCAGACACTGGTAGCAGGTGAGGAACAGAATAGTGATGGGAGTGCGATGGGAGGATGGAGGCTTTATGGAAAAGGTCTATTCCTCAAGACATTTGTAGGATCTCTGGATGAGGCTTGGCATCCTGACAATGAAAAACCACATGCCTGAAGTAGAGCTGATGCAGGGCCATCAGTTGTAAGAAGGATTAAGGTCATTACACTGCCCAGACGTTTATCCTTCATGTTTATTCACTGCCAAAGTCCAGAACTAGATTAGTGAGGGGGTCTCTGTTCAAACTAGAAGCACCTCATGTGCAAGGCTGAGGAGATCTGAGAGTAGAGGCACATGAGGCCCTCCAAGTTCAGGGCCCTTCAGCCAGTGAAGTCCATACAGTCTACCAACAGGTGAGAAATACGGCTGATTTCAGGTTTAAACCCTTTAGAACTAGAGGAGGAAAGTCACAAAGCCCTCACACTCTGGTGCCCAATTCATTTGGGCTCCCCCCTGCAGGGTATGATGGGAAGAAATAACCAGTGTGGAGTGGGACTAAGTTCCTCCATAACCTTACTCTCTATCAATCAAGTGTGCCTTTTACCCCTTTGCTGAAAGAAGGAGCACTATGGAGAGAGGGACCAGAAACAGGACTGCCCTCACCATGAAACTACTGTCCCACGGCTGCTGCACAGCAAAGATGAAGGTCTGCTCCAAAGCTGCATAAAACAAGTTTAATTTCCAACCAGGGTCACAGTCATCGCGTTATCCCACATTTTGAGCAAGGATAGAGAAGGTGAGTTATTAAACATATACAGTCTACATTCCAGAGGAGGAACTGCAGTTACCACTATAACACCACAGACAAACTTTGGGGTGGTGGGAGCGGGGAGTCCTCAGGAAGCAGAAAGCTGGAATCAGGGAAAGCATAAAATTAAACCtaccagaggagaggagagggagtgggcaaaaatggaatgaaacaccCAATCCCAAAAGAGCTGTTAAGTGAATGGGAATGTAGAAAGGACCACCCCTGCCAAGGGCTTAGCAGCCAGGGATACTACCAAGATCACTTACTGCCCCCTGCTGGACAGATCTGGGGCAGCACCAAGGCAACCTCCTAACATTTTCAGCCCCAGATTGGTCCCTGGAACCCCCAAAAAAACAGGGTGAGGGGTGAGGCCTGAAGTGAGGAAAACCTATTTAGGACTGGCATCTAACTACAGAAAGTCAgggaatgaggcaggagaagaggcaAAGTCCTCATGAACCACAAAGATAGAGTGGAAAATCCTAAGTAggaaaaaatacatggaaaaggGCAAATGAGCAACAGCAGTGAATGAGTTGAGATTGAAAACAAGAGTTCAAGGAAGGAGAGGCAATGGGGCAGGACAAAATAAATCTGAGgaaacagaacaaataaaaagtatGGAGGGAAGCATCTGTGGGGCCAgggaaatgaatacatttttaaatgaaatagaacCTCCAACAACCCCCCCCACaaccaccacacacaaacacacccacacccacacccacacacatacatacacacacacacacacacacacacacaggcctaGAGAGCAAGATACCTGTACACACCTGCTGCATCCCGGGTAACACATCACTAAGTAACTGGCACTGAGGGAGATACCCCTGGAACCTCTCTTTCACAGTTCAATCTTGGATGGGGTTACTAATATTGATCCACCTGCTATCAACAAAAGTGGCCAGGAAACCTGGCCCCATGGAGTGGGGCTGGGGACAGCCCTACTGGGAAGGGGTCCCTCAGCCATGCTGTGGGGGGCCCTGGCCCTGACCTTAGCAGGTTATGGGCAGCTGTCTCGGAGCTCAGGGCGCAGCCAGCACACACAGGAGCCCACAGGACAGCCACGTCTTCACAGAAACTACAGAAGTCAGGACCCAGGCCAGGACCTCAGGGACAAGTGCCCCCTGCAGACAGAGAGACGCAGTAGCAACAGCTTCTGAACAACTACATAATAATGTGGGGAGAACCCTGAAGACCACTGCATCCCACAAGCACTGACAACCACTTCAGGATTTTATTTCCTCCACTCTAACCCCCAGATCCATTTATGAGAAGTGGGTGAGGAGGACAGGGGCATGGAGGGTGAAGGGACAGCAAGGATGGTCTGAGGACCTGGAAACAATAGAAAATCTTCGTCCTTTAGCACATCCTGGACTAGAAAACAAGAGTTGGAGAAGAGGGGGGTTGATACTAAGGTCAGCTATGTCACCCCACTTCCAAGCTCCTCATTAGAACACCCAGTCAGCCCTGGTCAGGCCAGTAGGAGTACTAGGGTGAGAAAATTCTGACCAAGGACAGATGAACCATCCAACCCCCAAGATCAGAAGAGTGGTGGGGCACTGGAAGGCAGGAATGGGATTGGTCCATGCCTCACCTTTTCCTAATAACAAAAGAGAATGAAGATGGAAAACCTGAGGCCTTCGCCTCCCTTCCCCCAATGCCCTGGGTCCCTAACACACACCACGGACTTGCCATCCCCACCCCCCAGTCAAGCTCCAGAGGAACAGATCTGAAGATGGTGGGGGGAGGATCAGTTGAACACTCTAAGCTGATAAGAGTGAGTGggttcctctctccttcccaacAGTAAGGCAGAGCAGAGTGGCATCTCCTTGGGAACAGTCATCTAGAGATAAATGCCACCCTCCAGCCCTAAGAAGGGTGGAGAGAAGAGTACAAGGAAAATGGTGGTGGAGAATCCATCATCTGTCCTATCATCCAGAAAAACCTACCTGCAGAGAGGAGGGTAACCAGTCAAAGACTGGGGCAGTCCGGCTTGACTAATGCCCTCCTACCTTCTTCCCTTAATCTCACCAACACGGAATGGGCAGATGACAGGCTCCAGTGGGCAGTGTCCTGGCTGCAAGCCCTGAGCTTCACTCCaccccctccccgctccccccggCCCCCACAAATATATCTctctatacatgtatatacaggCGCACACATGCACGCAAACACAGAGAGGCCCGTGCAATTTCCATGTAGAACAGGGAGAGGGTGGCGAAGGAAAGGCAAACAGGGAGTAGAAGGGCTTGTGGGGACAGAGAAAGGACTCAGATGCCAAGAGGACAGCAACCACTGCCAAACAAAGAGAATACCCCACTCGACCTCCCGAAACCCAGAGGGTGAGAAAGAGAGGGGCCACCCCATGAAACCGTAacaactttgtttttgttttaaatccagTAAATTGGAATGACTCATCATCAGGACAGCAATTAGGGATTGGTCATATAGGTGGACAGGAAAAAggaggggaggcaggggaggcaaGGCTCTTGCTGGGCATGCGGACATGATACCCAGGGCCCTGGCCACACttgcaatggagaggaaggggTAGGACTGGGGCAGGGTGACAGTAGGTATGTCAGGGGTGGGTGGGGCGCTTGGTTAGGGCTGTCTGGCTCTCACTTCTTGTTTTTGAGCTGATTGGCCAGCCAGTCCAGGCCTTCGTACAGCCCGTCCCCGCTGGTGGCACAGGTGGCCTGAATGTACCAGTTACGGTGACGAAGGGAATGCAGGCCCAGCTTGTCTGTGATCTCAGCAGCGTTCATAGCATTAGGCAGATCCTGGAGCACGTGGGAGACACATAAAAAGAAGCCTCAGGATTTTTTAAAGGCTTCTAGAACACCCATCTACCAAAGAAATGTGTACCAgcaccttcccctcctcctttaTTTTAGGAAACCCAGAACAAGATCCTAAGGAGCTACTTTGGATTTAGTCACCTAGAACTCAAGATCCAAAGCACTAGAGGTCACTGTACTGAAGAATTGGAAACCAAATACGAGGCTGGTGGGGAAGCAAGAGACGTGATTCCCAGACTGACCAAAGAATCAGGTCTGTCTGACAGCAGGAGTGAGGCCAATTCTCCTAAAGTAGATAACAGGCAAGATGAAAGAAAGATTTGAGACAATTCCTGAGGACTGAAATGTTGCTAAATAAAGCTTGGGGTGGGGCACAAGAAGAGGGACATAAAGAAGCCAAGTGCTCAGTTTCCCACACTTCTAACATTGAGAGCATACTAAAAGGGTTCACCATATAACAGGCCCAAGAGCCAACAATTTCCACAGCCAGTTTGCTGTCTCCCAAATTCAGGGGTGAGAAGAAGTCTCACCTGTTTGTTTGCAAAGACAAGGAGTACAGCATCCCGGAGCTCGTCCTCCGCCAGCATTCTCATCAGCTCTTCCCGGGCCTCATTTACTCGCTCCCGATCATTGCTGTCGACCACAAATATCAATCCTAGGAAGGCAGAGCATGGGCTGCACTAAGATGACAGGTAACCCCCGCCCCCCAACCAAAAGACCACACCTGCCTGACACCCTCCAAATATTTgctccctttcctccctttcttctgccCCCAGGAGCTGCAGCAGGGTAACAGCCTGCTGTTATGGCCACCCATAAACAAGAAAGACAGCCACACTCTCTGCTCATACCCAACCAACCCATGCTAGGCCTGGACATACCTTGGGTGTTCTGGAAGTAGTGTCTCCAGAGGGGTCGAATCTTGTCCTGGCCACCCACATCCCACACTGTGAAGCTGATGTTCTTATATTCCACTGTCTCCACATTGAACCCTTTGgaaaaaaaacaggcaatggcCACTTGGCCTCAAACACTAGCCCCGCAAACACCACCACAATGAGTTTGGTTCTGCTTTCCCCCAGTGGTGGCCATGACACCAACAATGGAACAAAAGCTAAGGCTTCCTCAGTCCTGATAATCGTTAACCTAGCAGCCTGAAGGCCAAAATGAAAACCTAAGAGAAGTCATCATCGAAGAGGGTGAGTAAGGTTGGTTGAGAGGTTCACAGTTGCCTGGGCCAACTTTCCTGACTTTTACACTCAGTCTTTGGTGCTCCCTCCTACAAAATGACTCAGCCTTACTCTGGTACTTTGGCCACCAGAGTCGGCCTCAGCTAAGATGTGGGGCCTGAGAGGCAGAGTGAAGAAAGGGAAGTAAGCTGGCATCCTGGAGCCCCAAAGGCAGAGCCAGCTGACAATGCTGACTGGAGACCCCATCTACATGGCGAATGTTCTCCCTCCCTTCAGCAAACTGTAACCAAGATTGGCCACCAAAGATCTAAACCCAAGTAATTCCAAGCCTTTGGCAGGAACATCAAAGCCTTTTACCTGCTTTCCAAACAACACAGAGAACAAACCAACTCCGTGCCTGAGGGCAACTGTTGAGTGCCAGGCC from Pongo pygmaeus isolate AG05252 chromosome 10, NHGRI_mPonPyg2-v2.0_pri, whole genome shotgun sequence harbors:
- the ARF3 gene encoding ADP-ribosylation factor 3 isoform X2 yields the protein MGNIFGNLLKSLIGKKEMRILMVGLDAAGKTTILYKLKLGEIVTTIPTIGFNVETVEYKNISFTVWDVGGQDKIRPLWRHYFQNTQGLIFVVDSNDRERVNEAREELMRMLAEDELRDAVLLVFANKQVPEQSLRPG
- the ARF3 gene encoding ADP-ribosylation factor 3 isoform X1, which codes for MGNIFGNLLKSLIGKKEMRILMVGLDAAGKTTILYKLKLGEIVTTIPTIGFNVETVEYKNISFTVWDVGGQDKIRPLWRHYFQNTQGLIFVVDSNDRERVNEAREELMRMLAEDELRDAVLLVFANKQDLPNAMNAAEITDKLGLHSLRHRNWYIQATCATSGDGLYEGLDWLANQLKNKK